The DNA segment TCATCTAACTGGCGCGCCGCTTGTTGGATGTTGGATTGTTGATCTTGCAAAGCTTGACGAAATTCCCGAATCGCAACATCGATGGGTTCGGCTTCTCCCAAATCCTGCCATTGAATCTCTCCGTTTGCTTGCAGGATATAGACAGCGTAGCGAGGTTCGCCCCATGTATTTTCTTCATCTTTTGGATTGTAGGGTTTGTATCGGACAAATTCCAGTAAAGCCGTATCTTCAGGAATGGCTTGCTGTACCCTTTCAATGGTTATGGGTTGGATTTCGCTGAGAAATTCGGCACTGCGGTAGCTGAGGGTATTTTCCAACTCGTTGGCTTTTGCTTTTAGATTGGCGATTTGCTGGCGATAGGCTTCGGGGGAGCGATTGCCTACCCCTTGAAACAGTAAGGTTGCCAGTTGGGAATGAGTATCTGCCAGTTGGTCCAACAATTCTTGGTTCTCTGGTGTGAGGTTTTGGCGTAGGGTGTGCAAGCTGTTGGTTAGCGCATCGAGAATGCGACCTTTGCGACGCAGAACTGTAGTCAAAGCCAGACGAGCCGCATCGGAATTGTTGGGAGTAGCTTGTAAGTGTAGCGATAGAGCTTTATGGGTTGTATCTGCAATGGTTGCCATATAATCCTGTTTTTGGCGTTCGGAACCCACATTCAGCAGCCGCCTAAGGTTGTGAGCTTCTATGTTAGCTCCCCGACGAAGAAAATCCTGAGCCCGAGCCAGTTCGCCTTGAGACCAAGATAAAACTGCC comes from the Geitlerinema sp. PCC 9228 genome and includes:
- a CDS encoding CHAT domain-containing protein — its product is MATIADTTHKALSLHLQATPNNSDAARLALTTVLRRKGRILDALTNSLHTLRQNLTPENQELLDQLADTHSQLATLLFQGVGNRSPEAYRQQIANLKAKANELENTLSYRSAEFLSEIQPITIERVQQAIPEDTALLEFVRYKPYNPKDEENTWGEPRYAVYILQANGEIQWQDLGEAEPIDVAIREFRQALQDQQSNIQQAARQLDEKLMQPIRPLLGNQKHLLISPDSQLNLIPFAALVDENDRYLVRDYQITYFGSGRDLLKLEQTSPSESAPVLLANPDYNQADASTSSAITSAKTSTRGNRRSMDLNNITFGPLPGTAKEAKAIQPLFPEIDLRTQEEATEYALKQVDSPSI